Proteins encoded in a region of the Suricata suricatta isolate VVHF042 chromosome 10, meerkat_22Aug2017_6uvM2_HiC, whole genome shotgun sequence genome:
- the MFSD5 gene encoding molybdate-anion transporter gives MLVTAYLAFVVLLASCLGLELSRCQAKPPGRACSNPSFLRFQLDFYQVYFLALAADWLQAPYLYKLYQHYHFLEGQIAILYVCGLASTVLFGLVASSFVDWLGRKKSCVLFSLTYSLCCLTKLSWDYFVLLMGRALGGLSTALLFSAFEAWYIHEHVERHDFPAEWIPATFARAAFWNYVLAVVAGVAAEAVACWMGLGPVAPFVAAIPLLALAGALALHNWGENYDRQRAFSRTCAGGLRCLLSDRRVLLLGTIQALFESVIFIFVFLWTPVLDPHGAPLGIVFSSFMAASLLGSSLYRIATSKRYHLQPMHLLSLAVLIVVFSLFMLTFSTSPGQENPVESFIAFLLIELACGLYFPSMSFLRRKVIPETEQAGVLNWFRVPLHLLACLGLLVLHDSDHKTGTRNMFSICSAVMVMALLAVVGLFTVVRHNAELRVPSPTGEPCAPEL, from the coding sequence ATGCTGGTGACTGCCTACCTTGCCTTTGTGGtcctcctggcctcctgcctAGGATTGGAGCTGTCAAGATGCCAGGCTAAGCCCCCTGGAAGGGCCTGTAGCAACCCCTCCTTCCTTCGGTTTCAACTGGATTTCTATCAGGTCTACTTCCTGGCCCTGGCAGCTGACTGGCTCCAGGCCCCCTACCTCTATAAACTCTATCAGCATTACCACTTCCTGGAGGGTCAAATTGCCATCCTCTATGTCTGTGGCCTTGCCTCCACAGTCCTTTTTGGGCTGGTGGCCTCCTCCTTTGTGGATTGGCTGGGTCGCAAGAAGTCATGTGTCCTCTTCTCCCTCACTTACTCTCTATGCTGCTTAACCAAACTCTCTTGGGACTACTTTGTGCTGCTGATGGGCCGAGCACTTGGTGGGCTGTCCACAGCCCtgctcttctctgcctttgaGGCTTGGTACATCCATGAACACGTGGAGCGCCATGACTTCCCTGCCGAGTGGATCCCAGCTACCTTTGCCCGAGCTGCCTTCTGGAACTATGTGCTGGCTGTAGTGGCAGGTGTGGCAGCTGAGGCCGTGGCCTGCTGGATGGGGCTGGGGCCTGTAGCGCCCTTCGTGGCTGCCATCCCTCTTTTGGCTCTGGCTGGGGCGTTGGCCCTTCACAACTGGGGAGAGAACTATGATCGGCAGCGTGCCTTTTCAAGGACTTGTGCTGGAGGCCTGCGCTGCCTCCTGTCAGATCGCCGCGTGCTACTGCTAGGCACCATCCAAGCCCTGTTTGAGAGTGTCAtcttcatctttgtcttcctctGGACACCTGTGCTGGACCCACATGGGGCCCCGCTGGGCATTGTCTTCTCCAGTTTCATGGCAGCCAGCCTGCTTGGCTCTTCCCTGTACCGCATTGCTACCTCCAAGAGGTACCACCTTCAGCCCATGCACCTACTCTCCCTTGCCGTCCTCATCGTCGTCTTCTCCCTTTTCATGTTGACTTTCTCCACCAGCCCAGGCCAGGAGAATCCAGTGGAGTCCTTCATAGCCTTCCTACTTATTGAACTGGCCTGTGGGCTGTACTTTCCCAGCATGAGCTTCCTGCGGAGAAAGGTGATCCCTGAAACAGAGCAAGCTGGCGTACTCAACTGGTTCCGGGTGCCCCTGCACTTACTGGCCTGCCTGGGGCTCCTAGTCCTCCATGACAGCGATCACAAAACGGGCACTCGGAACATGTTCAGCATCTGCTCTGCTGTCATGGTGATGGCTCTGCTAGCGGTGGTGGGGCTTTTCACCGTGGTTAGGCACAATGCTGAGCTGCGAGTGCCCTCACCCACTGGAGAGCCCTGTGCCCCTGAGCTCTAG